In the genome of Flavobacterium panacagri, one region contains:
- a CDS encoding PepSY-like domain-containing protein: protein MKKLVLSAAIVLGSLSVNATVLPAISITQSVLIQDEYTEVAADAVPAAVKSTIEKSFPNTKLEKAYKNAKNEYKLEISSGDKKYTIFTDASGNIIKK from the coding sequence ATGAAAAAGTTAGTTTTATCAGCAGCGATTGTTTTAGGAAGTTTATCGGTTAATGCCACAGTTCTTCCAGCGATTTCGATCACTCAATCCGTACTAATTCAAGATGAATATACTGAAGTAGCTGCAGACGCCGTTCCGGCAGCAGTGAAGTCAACAATTGAAAAATCTTTCCCGAATACTAAGCTTGAAAAAGCTTATAAAAACGCGAAAAACGAGTACAAACTTGAAATTTCAAGCGGAGACAAGAAGTACACTATTTTTACAGATGCTTCTGGTAATATCATCAAAAAATAA